A window of Chitinivorax sp. B genomic DNA:
AGGCCAGATAAAGATCGGTTTTGCCAAACACCAGCAACGGTCGGATCTTATCGTTCAGGCCACGCTCGGTCAGCAGGGCCTCTGCTCGCGGGCGAGCCGAGGCCCAGTAAGCCAACCGGCCGTTCATCAATTTGCCTGGATTGACCGAATCCTCATTGACAGATTCGACTTTGTACCCATGTGAAATCAGCCAGCTCGAGATCACGTCTCCAAGATAACCGCCAATGACACGATTTCCGACCGCATCCAACGAATCGACCGGCGGGGAATCGGTTTTGCCATATAGCACCCATTCAGTCGCGGCAATCGGCCCCACCCAGCGAAACAAGCGCTCACGATCCTCCACCCGCGCGGTGGAAAACACACAGTATCCATCCCGTTGCTTGGCATATTGGTAAGCCCGCGCCCAGGGCATCAGATCAAGCGTGTAATCGACATCGGCGCGGCGCATCAGCTCCACCACCTTGTCGGTAGAGGCACCGACGATATTGCCGTTTACCGGCATGTTGTTGGGTGGATCGTTTTCTGTCACCAGATTCAACAACGCTGCCATGGACAACTGGCCGTACATCCAAACGGCTGCCCCCAACA
This region includes:
- a CDS encoding transporter substrate-binding domain-containing protein; translated protein: MGAAVWMYGQLSMAALLNLVTENDPPNNMPVNGNIVGASTDKVVELMRRADVDYTLDLMPWARAYQYAKQRDGYCVFSTARVEDRERLFRWVGPIAATEWVLYGKTDSPPVDSLDAVGNRVIGGYLGDVISSWLISHGYKVESVNEDSVNPGKLMNGRLAYWASARPRAEALLTERGLNDKIRPLLVFGKTDLYLACHLSTSVELVYRLNQILEMMRADGTFTVIDRRYLAP